One window of the Anolis sagrei isolate rAnoSag1 chromosome 5, rAnoSag1.mat, whole genome shotgun sequence genome contains the following:
- the PPARA gene encoding peroxisome proliferator-activated receptor alpha, which yields MLTGVTPLIKMMDTESQICPLISLKEEDLGSPLSEDFLQDMESIKELSQSVSGDSSGALSITDFQSLENGPGSDGSIITDSLSPASSPSSVNLTTVPSSKDETSNTALNIECRICGDKASGYHYGVHACEGCKGFFRRTIRLKLIYDNCDRNCKIQKKNRNKCQYCRFQKCISVGMSHNAIRFGRMPRSEKAKLKAEVLIGEHCIENSEAADLKSLAKRIYEAYLKNFNMNKVKARLILAGKTSNNPPFVIHDMDTLCMAEKTLVAKLVANGIQNKEAEVRIFHCCQCTSVEAVTELTEFAKSIPGFSSLDLNDQVTLLKYGVYEAIFAMLASVMNKDGMLVAYGNGFITREFLKSLRKPFCDIMEPKFDFAMKFNALELDDSDISLFVAATICCGDRPGLVNIRHIEKMQESIVHVLKLHLQNNHPDDIFLFPKLLQKMADLRQLVTEHAQLVQIIKKTESDAHLHPLLQEIYKDMY from the exons ATGTTAACTGGTGTAACTCCCCTCATCAAAATGATGGACACAGAAAGCCAGATTTGTCCCCTTATTTCCCTAAAAGAGGAGGATCTTGGCAGTCCTTTGTCTGAAGATTTTTTGCAAGATATGGAGAGTATTAAAGAACTCTCACAGTCTGTAAGTGGTGATAGCTCAGGAGCATTAAGTATAACAGATTTTCAGTCCTTGGAAAATGGACCCGGGTCTGATGGATCAATTATTACAG ACTCACTCTCACCAGCATCAAGTCCTTCATCAGTGAACCTTACCACTGTTCCAAGCAGCAAAGATGAAACATCCAATACAGCATTAAACATTGAATGTAGAATAtgtggagataaagcttcaggcTACCATTATGGAGTTCATGCTTGTGAAGGTTGTAAG GGCTTCTTTAGGCGGACAATCAGATTAAAACTTATTTATGATAATTGTGACCGCAATTGCaagattcagaaaaaaaatcgCAACAAATGCCAATACTGCCGTTTTCAAAAATGCATTTCGGTAGGAATGTCTCATAATG CAATTCGATTTGGCCGGATGCCAAGATCAGAAAAGGCAAAGTTGAAGGCTGAAGTTCTAATCGGTGAACACTGTATAGAAAATTCTGAAGCTGCAGATCTTAAATCACTTGCCAAAAGAATTTATGAAGCATATTTGAAAAACTTTAATATGAACAAAGTCAAAGCTAGACTCATACTTGCGGGGAAAACCAGTAATAATCCA CCATTTGTTATACATGATATGGATACCTTGTGTATGGCAGAGAAGACACTGGTGGCCAAACTGGTAGCCAATGGGATACAAAACAAAGAGGCAGAAGTTCGAATCTTCCACTGCTGCCAGTGCACCTCAGTCGAGGCTGTAACAGAACTTACAGAATTTGCCAAATCTATCCCTGGCTTCTCCAGCCTAGACTTAAATGACCAGGTGACTCTACTCAAATATGGGGTATATGAAGCAATTTTTGCCATGCTGGCCTCTGTGATGAACAAAGATGGCATGTTAGTTGCCTATGGAAATGGTTTTATAACTCGAGAATTCCTTAAAAGTTTAAGGAAGCCATTTTGTGATATCATGGAGCCGAAGTTTGATTTTGCAATGAAATTCAATGCATTGGAGCTAGATGATAGCGACATCTCtctttttgtggctgctacaattTGTTGTGGAG ATCGCCCTGGCCTTGTGAACATAAGACACATTGAGAAGATGCAGGAGAGCATTGTGCATGTACTAAAACTTCATTTGCAAAACAACCATCCTGATGACATCTTCCTCTTTCCAAAACTTCTACAGAAAATGGCAGACCTCCGACAACTTGTCACGGAGCATGCTCAGCTTGTTCAGATCATCAAAAAGACTGAATCTGATGCACACTTGCATCCTTTGTTACAGGAAATTTATAAAGACATGTATTAA